The proteins below come from a single Dermatophilaceae bacterium Soc4.6 genomic window:
- the argG gene encoding argininosuccinate synthase, protein MSKVLTSLPVGERVGIAFSGGLDTSVAVAWMRDRGAVPCTYTADLGQYDEDDIEGVPGRAAAYGAEISRLVDCKPALVEEGLSAIACGAFHIRSGGKVYFNTTPLGRVVTGTLLVRAMEQDGVSIWGDGSTYKGNDIERFYRYGLLANPSLRIYKPWLDADFVTELGGRKEMSEWLVAHDLPYRDSTDKAYSTDANMLGATHEAKTLEHLDTSLETVTPIMGVKHWDGSIAIDTEDVTIGFEQGRPVTINGQTYPTPVDLVHEANVIGGRHGLGMSDQIENRIIEAKSRGIYEAPAMALLFIAYERLLNAIHNEDTLALYHQDGRRLGRLLYEGRWLDPQSLMLREALQRWVASAVTGEVVLRLRRGDDYSVVDTRGPHFSYHPDKLSMERTEDAAFGPVDRIGQLTMRNLDIADTRAKLELYAAQGQLAGGRTADLVGELEQGRADSIAAGTTPRDPDAAEALDEAQERSSFESGTD, encoded by the coding sequence GTGTCCAAGGTCCTCACTTCCCTGCCCGTCGGCGAGCGCGTCGGCATCGCCTTCTCCGGAGGGCTCGACACCTCCGTGGCCGTCGCGTGGATGCGCGACAGGGGGGCGGTGCCGTGCACCTACACCGCCGACCTCGGGCAGTACGACGAGGACGACATCGAGGGCGTCCCCGGCCGCGCGGCGGCGTACGGCGCCGAGATCTCCCGCCTGGTCGACTGCAAGCCCGCGCTCGTCGAGGAGGGCCTGTCGGCCATCGCCTGCGGCGCCTTCCACATCCGCTCGGGCGGGAAGGTCTACTTCAACACCACCCCACTGGGGCGCGTCGTGACCGGCACCCTGCTCGTGCGCGCGATGGAGCAGGACGGCGTCTCGATCTGGGGCGACGGCTCGACCTACAAGGGCAACGACATCGAGCGGTTCTACCGCTACGGCCTGCTGGCCAACCCGTCCCTGCGCATCTACAAGCCGTGGCTCGACGCCGACTTCGTCACCGAGCTCGGCGGGCGCAAGGAGATGTCGGAGTGGCTCGTCGCCCACGACCTGCCCTACCGCGACTCCACCGACAAGGCCTACTCCACCGACGCCAACATGCTCGGTGCCACCCACGAGGCCAAGACCCTGGAGCACCTCGACACCTCGCTCGAGACGGTCACGCCGATCATGGGCGTCAAGCACTGGGACGGCTCAATCGCCATCGACACCGAGGACGTGACGATCGGCTTCGAGCAGGGCCGCCCGGTCACCATCAACGGCCAGACGTATCCCACGCCAGTCGACCTCGTCCACGAGGCCAACGTCATCGGCGGCCGTCACGGCCTGGGCATGAGCGACCAGATCGAGAACCGCATCATCGAGGCCAAGAGCCGCGGCATCTACGAGGCCCCGGCCATGGCGCTGCTGTTCATCGCCTACGAGCGACTGCTCAACGCGATCCACAACGAGGACACCCTCGCCCTCTACCACCAGGACGGCCGCCGCCTGGGTCGCCTTCTCTACGAGGGCCGCTGGCTCGACCCGCAGTCGCTGATGCTGCGCGAGGCCCTGCAGCGGTGGGTCGCCTCCGCCGTCACCGGCGAGGTCGTGCTGCGCCTGCGCCGCGGAGACGACTACTCCGTCGTCGACACCCGCGGCCCCCACTTCTCCTACCACCCCGACAAGCTCTCGATGGAGCGCACCGAGGACGCCGCCTTCGGCCCCGTCGACCGCATCGGTCAGCTGACCATGCGCAACCTCGACATCGCCGACACCCGTGCCAAGCTCGAGCTGTATGCCGCTCAGGGCCAGCTCGCGGGCGGCCGCACCGCCGACCTCGTCGGCGAGCTCGAGCAGGGTCGCGCCGACTCCATCGCCGCCGGCACGACGCCGCGCGACCCGGATGCCGCCGAGGCGCTCGATGAGGCGCAGGAGCGCAGCTCGTTCGAGTCCGGCACCGACTGA
- the aceE gene encoding pyruvate dehydrogenase (acetyl-transferring), homodimeric type — protein sequence MAGHEASGPILNGIPTQLPDIDPDETQEWLESLDAVLDESGRTRARYIMLKLLQRAREMQVGVPSLTATDYVNTIGPEQEPWFPGDEEVEREYRRYLRWNAAMLVHRAQRPGVGVGGHISTYASASTLYEVGLNHFFRGQDHPGGGDQVFFQGHASPGMYARAFLEGRLSEDDLDGFRQEKSHIVDGEIRALPSYPHPRLMPDFWQFPTVSMGIGPMNAIYQAQFNKYLQGRGIKDTSQQHVWAFLGDGEMDEPESRGLLQLAAGEELDNLTFVVNCNLQRLDGPVRGNGKIVQELEAFFRGAGWNVIKVVWGRGWDPLLAGDRDGALVHVMNSTSDGDYQTMKANDGGYVREHFFGQDPRTRKMVADMSDADIWNLKRGGHDYRKVYAAYKAAMEHTGQPTVILAKTIKGYGLGKHFAGRNATHQMKKLTLEDLKAFRDELRIPITDEQLEADPYQPPYYHPGKDDPAVQYMLERRAKLGGGVPLRRVQHESLKLPGDDAYAQMKKGSGKQEIATTMAFVRLLKDLMRDKEFGARVVPIIPDEARTFGMDSFFPTIKIYNPHGQNYTPVDNELMLAYREAKNGQILHLGINEAGSMAAFTAAGSSYATHGEPMVPIYVFYSMFGFQRTGDSIWAATDQMARGFLVGATAGRTTLTGEGLQHADGHSPLLASTNPGVVSYDPAFGYEIAHIVQDGLRRMYGDNPENVVYYLTVYNEPIRQPKEPDDVDVEGIVRGMHLLKPAETEGWQHEPARAQLLASGVGVAWALEAQELLATDFGVAADVWSVTSWSELRRDGMACDEAEFLHPDKEVPVPWVTQKLADAPGPVLAVSDYMRAVQDQIAQYVPGDYMSLGADGYGFSDTRAAARRFFHIDGPSLAVRTLQQLAKRGEVPAEWATKAAAMYRLDDVTAGTSGNAGGES from the coding sequence GTGGCAGGACACGAAGCCTCCGGACCCATCCTCAACGGCATCCCCACCCAGCTGCCCGACATCGACCCCGATGAGACGCAGGAGTGGCTGGAATCGCTCGACGCCGTCCTCGACGAGTCGGGCCGCACGCGCGCTCGCTACATCATGCTCAAGCTGCTGCAGCGCGCCCGGGAGATGCAGGTGGGGGTCCCGTCCCTGACGGCGACCGACTACGTCAACACCATCGGCCCCGAGCAGGAGCCGTGGTTCCCCGGTGACGAGGAGGTCGAGCGCGAGTACCGCCGCTACCTGCGCTGGAACGCCGCGATGCTCGTCCACCGCGCCCAGCGCCCCGGCGTCGGCGTCGGCGGGCACATCTCGACCTACGCGTCGGCCTCCACGCTCTACGAGGTCGGCCTCAACCACTTCTTCCGCGGCCAGGACCACCCGGGTGGCGGCGACCAGGTCTTCTTCCAGGGGCACGCCTCCCCCGGCATGTATGCCCGGGCCTTCCTCGAAGGGCGCCTCTCGGAGGACGACCTCGACGGCTTCCGCCAGGAGAAGAGCCACATCGTCGACGGCGAGATCCGCGCGCTGCCGTCCTACCCGCACCCGCGCCTCATGCCCGACTTCTGGCAGTTCCCGACGGTGTCGATGGGCATCGGGCCCATGAACGCGATCTACCAGGCGCAGTTCAACAAGTACCTCCAGGGCCGCGGCATCAAGGACACCTCGCAGCAGCACGTGTGGGCCTTCCTCGGTGACGGCGAGATGGACGAGCCCGAGTCGCGGGGGCTGCTGCAGCTCGCCGCCGGCGAGGAGCTCGACAACCTCACCTTCGTCGTCAACTGCAACCTGCAGCGGCTCGACGGCCCCGTGCGCGGCAACGGCAAGATCGTCCAGGAGCTCGAGGCGTTCTTCCGCGGCGCCGGGTGGAACGTCATCAAGGTCGTCTGGGGCCGCGGGTGGGACCCGCTGCTCGCCGGGGACCGTGACGGCGCCCTCGTGCACGTCATGAACTCCACCAGCGACGGCGACTACCAGACCATGAAGGCCAACGACGGTGGCTACGTGCGCGAGCACTTCTTCGGTCAGGACCCGCGAACGCGCAAGATGGTCGCCGACATGTCGGACGCCGACATCTGGAACCTCAAGCGCGGCGGTCACGACTACCGCAAGGTGTATGCCGCCTACAAGGCCGCCATGGAGCACACCGGCCAGCCCACGGTCATCCTCGCGAAGACCATCAAGGGCTACGGCCTGGGCAAGCACTTCGCCGGTCGCAACGCGACGCACCAGATGAAGAAGCTGACGCTGGAGGACCTCAAGGCCTTCCGCGACGAGCTGCGCATCCCCATCACCGACGAGCAGCTCGAGGCCGATCCCTATCAGCCGCCGTACTACCACCCGGGCAAGGACGACCCCGCGGTACAGTACATGCTCGAGCGCCGGGCCAAGCTCGGTGGCGGCGTGCCTCTGCGCCGGGTGCAGCACGAGTCGCTCAAGCTGCCCGGCGACGACGCCTACGCGCAGATGAAGAAGGGCTCCGGCAAGCAGGAGATCGCCACGACGATGGCGTTCGTCCGGCTGCTCAAGGACCTCATGCGCGACAAGGAGTTCGGCGCCCGCGTCGTGCCGATCATCCCCGACGAGGCGCGCACGTTCGGCATGGACTCGTTCTTCCCGACGATCAAGATCTACAACCCGCACGGGCAGAACTACACCCCGGTCGACAACGAGCTGATGCTGGCCTACCGCGAGGCGAAGAACGGCCAGATCCTGCACCTCGGCATCAACGAGGCCGGCTCGATGGCGGCCTTCACCGCCGCGGGGTCGTCCTACGCGACGCACGGCGAGCCGATGGTGCCGATCTACGTCTTCTACTCGATGTTCGGCTTCCAGCGCACCGGCGACTCGATCTGGGCGGCCACCGACCAGATGGCCCGTGGATTCCTCGTGGGCGCCACCGCGGGCCGCACGACCCTCACGGGTGAGGGCCTGCAGCACGCCGACGGCCACTCACCGCTGCTCGCCTCGACCAACCCCGGGGTCGTGTCCTACGACCCGGCGTTCGGCTACGAGATCGCGCACATCGTGCAGGACGGCCTGCGGCGCATGTACGGCGACAACCCCGAGAACGTCGTCTACTACCTCACGGTCTACAACGAGCCGATCCGTCAGCCCAAGGAGCCCGACGACGTCGACGTCGAGGGCATCGTGCGCGGCATGCACCTGCTCAAGCCGGCGGAAACCGAGGGCTGGCAGCACGAGCCTGCCCGCGCCCAGCTGCTCGCCTCGGGGGTCGGCGTCGCGTGGGCCCTCGAGGCCCAGGAGCTGCTGGCGACGGACTTCGGCGTCGCCGCCGACGTCTGGTCGGTGACGTCGTGGAGCGAGCTGCGACGCGACGGGATGGCCTGCGACGAGGCGGAGTTCCTCCACCCCGACAAGGAGGTGCCGGTCCCCTGGGTCACGCAGAAGCTCGCCGACGCGCCCGGCCCGGTGCTCGCGGTCTCCGACTACATGCGCGCCGTGCAGGACCAGATCGCGCAGTACGTGCCGGGTGACTACATGTCCCTCGGGGCCGACGGCTACGGTTTCTCCGACACCCGCGCCGCCGCCCGCCGCTTCTTCCACATCGACGGGCCATCGCTCGCCGTGCGGACGCTGCAGCAGCTGGCCAAGCGCGGCGAGGTCCCCGCCGAGTGGGCCACCAAGGCCGCCGCGATGTACCGGCTCGACGACGTCACCGCCGGCACCTCCGGCAACGCCGGCGGCGAGAGCTGA
- the fdhD gene encoding formate dehydrogenase accessory sulfurtransferase FdhD — MGRVTSRVRATRVDLAGDGHIGERVETLVVEAPMEVRVEGESFSVTMRTPGDDFDLTIGFLLSEGVITSAADVRALMHCQDEDETGSPTYNVVDVALADGVTRPAPEDGRRVLTTSACGVCGTASIDAVRTTGRYDVAADETSYDPDVLVSLPDAMREHQKVFDRTGGVHAAGLFTADGELVVLREDIGRHNAVDKVVGWAAREGLLPLTGHVLVVSSRASFELTQKAYVAGIPALVAVSAPSSLAVDLAREVGLTLVAFVRAGRLTAYAGVQRLHLGSRQPDAADGSTGDTAVSWTG; from the coding sequence ATGGGTCGCGTCACGAGCAGGGTCCGCGCGACGAGGGTCGACCTCGCCGGGGACGGTCACATCGGCGAGCGGGTCGAGACGCTCGTGGTCGAGGCGCCGATGGAGGTGCGCGTCGAGGGCGAGTCGTTCTCGGTCACCATGCGCACCCCGGGTGACGACTTCGACCTCACGATCGGCTTCCTCCTGTCGGAGGGGGTCATCACCTCTGCTGCCGACGTCCGCGCCCTGATGCACTGCCAGGACGAGGACGAGACCGGCTCCCCCACCTACAACGTCGTCGACGTCGCCTTGGCCGACGGGGTGACCCGGCCGGCTCCCGAGGACGGTCGCCGGGTGCTCACCACCAGCGCCTGCGGCGTCTGCGGTACGGCGAGCATCGACGCCGTGCGCACGACCGGCCGCTACGACGTCGCGGCCGACGAGACGTCGTACGACCCCGACGTGCTCGTGTCGCTGCCCGATGCCATGCGCGAGCACCAGAAGGTCTTCGACCGCACGGGCGGGGTGCACGCCGCCGGGCTCTTCACCGCCGACGGCGAGCTGGTGGTGCTGCGCGAGGACATCGGGCGGCACAACGCCGTCGACAAGGTCGTCGGCTGGGCCGCCCGCGAGGGTCTGCTGCCGCTCACCGGCCACGTGCTGGTGGTCAGCAGCCGGGCCAGCTTCGAGCTGACCCAGAAGGCCTACGTCGCCGGCATCCCCGCGCTCGTCGCCGTGTCGGCGCCCAGCTCGCTGGCCGTCGACCTCGCCCGTGAGGTGGGGCTCACGCTCGTCGCGTTCGTGCGCGCCGGCCGGCTGACGGCGTACGCGGGGGTGCAGCGACTGCACCTCGGGTCGCGGCAGCCCGACGCGGCGGACGGCTCGACGGGTGACACCGCGGTCTCATGGACTGGGTAG
- a CDS encoding DUF3052 domain-containing protein, protein MTTTAEAASQDPVLRRLGFAAGQVVQEVGWDDDVDNDLRFAVEDVTTTDLEDEDYADVADAVLMWFRDGDGDLVDELVDCLTNLGDEGFLVLLTPRAGRDGFVQASDIEESAVTAGLHTAGVANVSSAWSAVRLVSPKGQRR, encoded by the coding sequence GTGACCACGACCGCCGAGGCGGCCTCGCAGGACCCTGTGCTGAGGCGGCTCGGTTTTGCCGCGGGCCAGGTGGTGCAGGAGGTCGGCTGGGACGACGACGTCGACAACGACCTGCGCTTCGCCGTCGAGGACGTGACGACCACCGACCTCGAGGACGAGGACTACGCCGATGTCGCCGACGCCGTGCTCATGTGGTTCCGCGACGGCGACGGCGACCTGGTCGACGAGCTGGTCGACTGCCTCACCAACCTCGGCGACGAGGGCTTCCTCGTGCTGCTGACGCCCCGTGCGGGTCGCGATGGGTTCGTGCAGGCCAGCGACATCGAGGAGTCGGCCGTGACCGCCGGACTGCACACCGCGGGCGTCGCCAACGTCTCGAGCGCCTGGTCGGCCGTGCGGCTGGTCAGCCCGAAGGGCCAGCGCCGCTGA
- a CDS encoding peroxiredoxin: MTTATTTAPDCAVLAVGDRVPSFTLLDQHGTPVSLDDQLGTRNVVLVFVPFAFSGICTGELREIRDRLEDFEGDDVTVLVVSCDSIYSMRVWADIEGYFFPLLSDFWPHGEVARAYGVFSEDNGFALRGTFLIDRDGILRWSATSATGAARDFDEFRVALADLRSLAH, from the coding sequence ATGACGACCGCGACCACCACCGCGCCTGACTGCGCCGTGCTCGCCGTCGGCGACCGGGTGCCGTCCTTCACCCTGCTGGACCAGCACGGCACCCCCGTCTCGCTCGACGACCAGCTCGGGACCCGCAACGTCGTGCTGGTCTTCGTGCCCTTTGCGTTCTCCGGCATCTGCACCGGTGAGCTGCGCGAGATCCGGGACCGGCTCGAGGACTTCGAGGGCGACGACGTCACCGTCCTGGTCGTCTCCTGCGACTCGATCTACTCGATGCGGGTGTGGGCCGACATCGAGGGCTACTTCTTCCCGCTCCTGTCCGACTTCTGGCCGCACGGCGAGGTGGCGCGCGCCTATGGCGTCTTCTCCGAGGACAACGGCTTCGCCCTGCGAGGCACCTTCCTCATCGACCGCGACGGCATCCTGCGCTGGTCGGCGACGAGCGCAACCGGGGCCGCCCGCGACTTCGACGAGTTCAGGGTCGCGCTCGCAGACCTGCGGTCTCTGGCACACTGA
- the purU gene encoding formyltetrahydrofolate deformylase — protein sequence MAPRPAPGREYVLTVTCPDTPGIVYAVSSFLVQHGGNISQSQQFDDRLQDQFFMRVQFSVDNGLLTDLREAFTRVADAFQMAWQIHDAGTPTRTLVLVSRFGHCLNDLLFRSSIGALNVEIPAIVSNHRDFEKLAGAHGVPFHHMPITPDTKQESESRLLQLVDELDIDLVVLARYMQVLSNDLCHKLEGRVINIHHSFLPSFKGSKPYHQAHARGVKLIGATAHYVTPDLDEGPIIEQDVARVEHSLEPDDLVAAGRDVEVQVLARAVTWHVEHRVLQGQNRTVVFR from the coding sequence ATGGCACCTCGTCCCGCGCCCGGCCGCGAGTACGTCCTCACCGTCACGTGTCCCGACACCCCCGGCATCGTGTATGCCGTGAGTAGCTTCCTGGTCCAGCACGGGGGGAACATCAGCCAGAGCCAGCAGTTCGACGACCGGCTTCAGGACCAGTTCTTCATGCGGGTCCAGTTCAGCGTCGACAACGGCCTCCTCACCGACCTGCGCGAGGCCTTCACCCGAGTGGCCGACGCCTTCCAGATGGCGTGGCAGATCCACGACGCCGGGACCCCGACCCGCACCCTTGTCCTCGTCTCCAGGTTCGGGCACTGCCTCAACGACCTGCTGTTCCGGTCCAGCATCGGTGCTCTCAACGTCGAGATCCCGGCGATCGTCTCCAACCACCGCGACTTCGAGAAACTCGCCGGGGCGCACGGCGTCCCGTTCCACCACATGCCGATCACCCCCGACACCAAGCAGGAGTCGGAGAGCCGTCTCCTGCAGCTCGTCGACGAGCTGGACATCGACCTCGTCGTGCTGGCCCGCTACATGCAGGTGCTGTCCAACGACCTGTGCCACAAGCTTGAGGGGCGCGTCATCAACATCCACCACTCGTTCCTTCCCAGCTTCAAGGGCTCCAAGCCCTACCACCAGGCTCACGCCCGGGGCGTGAAGCTCATCGGCGCCACGGCCCACTACGTGACCCCTGACCTGGACGAAGGGCCCATCATCGAGCAAGATGTCGCGCGCGTGGAGCACTCCCTCGAGCCCGACGACCTGGTGGCTGCCGGCCGCGACGTCGAGGTCCAGGTCCTTGCCCGGGCGGTGACCTGGCACGTCGAGCACCGGGTGCTCCAGGGACAGAACCGCACCGTGGTCTTCCGATGA
- a CDS encoding aldehyde dehydrogenase family protein, producing MPELYLEGQWVEPIAGDSREIRCPADGRLVATVSEGAREDTVRAIGAARRAFDDDPWPRLPEAERGALLLRTADLLQRDKAEFARAESLDTGKRLVESEYDIDDVIACFRYYGGIAGSDAGRVIDTGRDDAISRVVHEPVGVCALITPWNYPLLQTSWKVAPALLAGNTFVLKPSELAPSTAILLMRSLQEAGLPAGVGNLVLGAGDKVGAPLAEHPDVDLVSFTGGLDTGRWIMAAAAASVKKVALELGGKNPNIIFADADLETAVDFALTAVFLHSGQVCSAGSRLIVQDEVHDLVVDEIVHRAETIRLGGPFDERAETGALISAAHLEKVARYVRAGVAEGAVLRCGGFRPDTGDLKDGYFYRPTVLDECHAGMQVILEESFGPVLTVERFTDEADAVRIANDTAYGLAGAVWTQDGGKAQRVAQRLRHGTVWINDYHPYVPQAEWGGFKQSGVGRELGQAGLAEYRETKHIWQNIRPTAQRWFDG from the coding sequence GTGCCAGAGCTCTACCTGGAGGGCCAGTGGGTCGAGCCCATCGCCGGTGACAGCCGGGAGATCCGATGTCCGGCCGACGGGCGCCTCGTCGCCACCGTCTCAGAAGGCGCTCGGGAGGACACAGTCCGCGCGATCGGCGCGGCGCGGCGCGCCTTCGACGACGATCCGTGGCCGCGCCTGCCCGAGGCCGAACGCGGCGCCCTCCTGCTGCGGACCGCCGACCTGCTGCAGCGTGACAAGGCGGAGTTCGCCCGGGCCGAGAGCCTGGACACGGGCAAGCGGCTGGTTGAGTCGGAGTACGACATCGACGACGTCATCGCCTGCTTCCGGTACTACGGCGGGATCGCCGGCTCCGACGCCGGGCGCGTGATCGACACCGGCCGCGACGACGCGATCAGCCGGGTGGTCCACGAGCCGGTGGGCGTCTGCGCCCTCATCACCCCGTGGAACTACCCGTTGCTGCAGACCTCCTGGAAGGTCGCCCCCGCGTTGCTGGCCGGCAACACGTTCGTGCTCAAGCCCAGTGAGCTCGCGCCGTCGACGGCCATCCTGCTCATGCGCAGCCTGCAGGAGGCAGGCCTGCCCGCCGGCGTCGGAAACCTCGTCCTCGGGGCCGGTGACAAAGTGGGAGCACCGCTGGCCGAGCACCCTGACGTCGACCTGGTGTCGTTCACCGGTGGTCTTGACACCGGCCGCTGGATCATGGCGGCTGCCGCCGCGTCGGTGAAGAAGGTCGCCTTGGAGCTGGGAGGCAAGAACCCCAACATCATCTTCGCCGACGCCGACCTCGAGACGGCTGTCGACTTCGCGCTCACGGCGGTGTTCCTGCACTCCGGCCAGGTGTGCTCAGCCGGGTCCCGGCTCATCGTGCAGGATGAGGTGCACGACCTCGTCGTCGACGAGATCGTGCACCGAGCCGAGACGATCCGGCTGGGTGGTCCGTTCGACGAGAGGGCCGAGACCGGGGCTCTGATCTCCGCCGCCCATCTGGAGAAGGTCGCGAGATATGTCAGGGCTGGTGTCGCCGAAGGCGCCGTGCTGCGGTGTGGCGGCTTCCGCCCCGACACCGGCGACCTCAAGGACGGCTACTTCTACCGGCCCACGGTGCTCGACGAGTGCCATGCCGGTATGCAGGTCATCCTGGAGGAGTCGTTCGGACCGGTGCTCACCGTGGAGCGGTTCACCGACGAGGCGGACGCGGTCCGCATCGCCAACGACACCGCCTACGGTCTGGCTGGGGCAGTGTGGACCCAGGACGGTGGCAAGGCCCAGCGGGTCGCCCAGCGGCTACGACACGGCACGGTGTGGATCAACGACTACCACCCCTACGTCCCCCAGGCGGAGTGGGGGGGGTTCAAGCAGTCCGGAGTAGGACGTGAGCTGGGCCAGGCCGGGCTCGCCGAGTACCGCGAGACCAAGCACATCTGGCAGAACATCCGCCCGACGGCGCAAAGGTGGTTCGACGGATGA